In Anopheles bellator chromosome 2, idAnoBellAS_SP24_06.2, whole genome shotgun sequence, the genomic stretch CGGTCCTCGAGccacgcgatcgatcgattttattgcGGACTAATGGAAACTGCAGCACGCATCCCGTGCCCCGTGATAAACAGTCAATTGTAAGTCAAAGCCAacaaacagcgaaaaaaacaaaacgggacCCTACGACGTCGGGTCGGGGCGAGCGTTTAGAGAGCCCAACTTCTTGCCCGACTTTTCCTTGTTTACGAGAACCGTATTTGTAGCGCTGTTTACAATCCACATGCACCACGCCCGCAGTCCCGGGTCCGAAGGCCGTaaatcacgcacgcacgcacccaccGCTGTGATTAATGACACCCAATcttccgggccggccggccggttggccaaaaaacaccaaacaaacgccCCACGGAGACGCCGGAGTCACCCGGAACCACGGAAGCGCTCGAAGTACGATCGACTTTGCGCACGATTGGCGCACCGAGCGCAGTGGCGTTGGTGACCTCCCTTCGGACGAAGGGCCTGCTCTAGCGATCCCATCTGCcccgaaaaaacgggaaccacGCAACACGAAGCGTCATGTGGACCGGAGGGCTTCCCGATAATGCGTAAAAATGAGGTCGTCCCGCCATCCACCATCATAtgggccgccgggtggccaTATGGTTTCAATTAGGAAGCGTGAGTGCGCGCGCCGTGTCGTGCACATTTGGGCGACAGGCCCAGTCCGTCCTTCAAACCTTTCGCTCAGTTTCCACCGGCCCgttttttggcgaaaagtgATACGTGTTGAGACATTGATCACCGATCGCGGTCCGGAGTGTCCCCTCTGGTTCGATCTCGCATGGGAAAGGGTTCCTTTCGGGATCCTTTCGGTGTGGATAGTTAGGAAACACTAAAAAGAAAAGGCGGAAAAAGGGGTTGTTAAACACGATCTCTCGATCGTTCACACCATCGCGCTAATGCATTTCACTGACGCGCGATCCATTTACAACCCCGATCGTGAGTACGATCGTAAGCAGTGCGCCGCTCCGAGCCGCACttcataaaatgaaataatgtcTTTTGGGCACTTCACTCCGGGGCCGCCTCCGGTGTTCCGTGAGCTAAAGAACAGCTTCTTTATGATGGGCGATGGCAGAGGACCCCTACGCCGCCGGGAGTCAATCCGGTAGATTGAATATCAGGCCCAAAAAGtgcccgggaacgggaactaCGACGCGGCGGCTGCACCAATCCAATCACCATCGATTATTGCGCGCGCCCTCGCGGGAAGCAGCAATTTGTTCTCCTTATTATTTCCTCTCGACTTTCCGGCCTCGAGATGCGTTCACCATACACGGCCAAGTGCGACCAAAAATGGGTCCCACGACCACTTAACGCTTCGCAGATGTCGTTCGCCCCGCCGACGCCTGTTTTTTATCTCTCGGAATCGAGAAAACAGCACTCGCCGGGAGCCGGGTCCGGGTCACGTCAGTCACCCAGCGTCCCGAGGAAAGTGTAACGTTACACCCTTCAGCGGCCCATCTCGGAGCGGCGCGGTGACGATTAATCGATGATTGGTCCTCGAACTGAGGCCGTGCGTTAATCGTTTTCGATTACCGGATTAGTGCCGCACTGACCCTGTGTGTTCAATCCGCAACAGCGCAACGCGAGAGGCATCCAGAGACATTGTAGAGTAGACGCTCTTCATGCGTGTTCCGTTCtcggaaatttatttccattccgcccgggcccgggtccgagATGTTTCCTGAAACGAAGTAGCAAGACGTGGGGGGGGGTTAGAAAGAACCACaatttgctttgttttctcCGAAGCTCCAGAGCGCACTCACGTTACCAGAAGTACCCTTGTGACGAACCCCCTCGGTGCCCGGCCACATCCTTCGCCCGGGTTATTGATTTACCGCACGGATTGGTGGTGGGTCGCCAAATGTGCGCCGTGCCGTATGGGCGAGGAATTGCCcataaataacattttccaccgacgCGGCTCTCTCCACGCTgagggtttctttttcggcggTTCCTTCTCCGGTCGGCTGTTGTtggtaattgaaaatatcCCTGTTTACACGACGCGCCCCCGACGATGCTGAACCACACGGGCCGTGTTTGCACTGGCACTTCCACCGGTTCCTTAGTCCGTCGTGGCCGGGTGTATGCAAaacggccccggccgggccgggtgtgtgATGTTGATACGCCACGGAGCGCAACAAAACATAACGAATTGCAAAGCGAAGCCTACTTCGGTGCTTAGAACCGGTGCATAATTAATTGCACACTCGGTACGAGCCGATCAAGTAGGCCGCTTGACGTGACGCCCGTCGCGCTGACCATTGTTGACGGCCCGTCGATCgtgccggagtcggagccggagcatTGGCCATTGATTGGGCCGTTGTTTACAATGTTTTACACGCCCTCACGCCGGCAACATTGGCCCCCGACGGCGGACCCGATATTTGAATGTTATTCCGTAGCCCTCTGCGCGCCCGCCGATATTAATCCATTCGCATCCGGCGGTCAACCCTTGAGGCGTCACCGGAGTGCGTGCTCGTGTTTTGGGACTCGTCGCGAACCGAAGGTCGATgacatcatcagcatcatcatcatcatcatcggcggcagcTCGATCGTCGCGTCGTCGGCCTGGTGAGTAGTAAAAATAGAGTGGCCACCCTCCCGGCCAGGCATAATTGGGTGGCCACCCTCACATGGTCGCATAATGCGTGTCTAATCGATTATTTGCGCTTCTCTCACCAGCCGTCAGGGCCGTACATGGAGTCAAGTTTTGCCCCCTCGGTGTGATGACTATGTAGTCGAAGACGTTCTCCGTTCGATCTGCCGCTTCCGACCACCGGCCGTTCCGAGGGCGCCGCTCACCGCATGACGCATGCTCCCAGGGCTATGTCCGCTGATTTGTCAAAAATACATAATTTAGTGAATCATAAGCCCGGTAAAGTTCCGCAAAAAGCGGCCCCGGATGCATCCTTTCGGGTGGTGCAGAGGGTTACGCGGTTACGCGGCTACACTTTGTGTTTGTCGCGCCTTTGCGTGGcttcgccgagccgagagcgtCGGTTATCCGTGTAAGCCCCGGTCCCACagcacgatgacgacgacgcgcgGTTGTTCCGCTTCGGCTGACACACGATCGCACGACGAACGGTTCCGACCGAGACGGAGCACTCGCCCCGCCGTCCCGCCGTCAGCTGCCGCGCGCAGCATGTTGTTGTGCGTGGAAGATGTGGGAGTTCACGGCAATCCCATGCTCACTTCCAGCCCGACTGCGGCAGTCCACCAGCGGCACTGGATACGAACGCACGACCACGCTCCGGCTCGGGGTCTCCGGTTTCATCGTGTCCCTGCGtgggtttgtgtttgtgcatcCTGTGCAGGTTGCGCTTTTAATTACTGGCCACAGTAGAGAGTGTGAAGTGCCGGGACCAAGCACCCCATTCGTTTGCGGCACAAAAACCGGGCCATTAACTAGATACCGGGCGGCCCTGTATTATGCTTTTGAATTTGGTGTGGCCGTTTGGTGTTTCGGGAAGCCGTGGAGTGTCGGACGCGGATTAGTGATAAGCGAGGCCACGGGCGGGGATGTGCGCTTCGAAAGTGATGGatcacccggtcccggttgtcCGTCGAATGGTGTGGTGATAGGGTGTGCGCTTGCTGGTGTCCCTTCGGATTCGGGTTCTCGTGGCCCGCAAATGGTTCTCGTGGTGGCCGATCGAAGAAAGCATGCCATGTTGATTCTGTTGCTACTTCCGCTGCTACTTTCGTTCGTACAGGGTGAGCTTGGGCGATCGACGACGTGCCGACTGAGTGGTGAAGCAAAGTGTGAAGCCCAACAATTCTGTTCTTCCAGTTCCCGCGGGCGGTGCCGTCCGGCTCAAGGAAGTGGTCGTCCCGAAGCACGCCATTCAGGGGCAATCGGTGCGACTGGAATGTCCGTACGAAATGGAGGGCGATGAGCTGTACTCGGTCCGCTGGTACAAGGACGGGCACGAGTTTTACCGGTACGTGCCGCGCGACAAACCGGAAGTGCAAGTCCTTGAGCTGCGAGGTGTCATCGTGAACGTAAGTGGGGCTCGTGACGGGCCAGCGACGATCGCCCTTTGgtcgccaccggccgccattCACATCCCGATCCCATCCCCTCTGCCAGGTGCACAACTCGTCCAACAATCACATCACGCTGGATTCTATTGGCCCCGGCTCGAGCGGGAAGTACATCTGTGAAGTGTCGGGTGAAGCACCCTACTTCCAGACCGTTTCGCAACACGATATGATGCTGGTTGTCGGTAAGCCACACAGTTCTCGTGGTGGTCGGGCGTTCGTTTCACAACCGTCTTGGAATTTCGCAGTTCTTCCCGAGGAAGATCCCATCATTACGGGGGGCAAACCGCGGTATCAGATCAATGACCACGTGCGCGTGAACTGCACTTCGGTCAGAGCTCGGCCGGCCGCACAGCTCACGTGGTACATCAACAGCGAGCTGGCCGATCCGATGCTGGTGCGCCGCTATCCAACGATCGTGTCGATGCCCGATCAGCTCGAAACGTCCATTCTGGGGCTAGAGTTTCGCGTCAAACAGAAGCACTTCCGGCGGGGCGATATGAAACTCAAGGTCAGTGGAACGGCAACCTAAAAGTCGGGAAACCCGGACCTATACGAATCATTCTTTCCCCAAAACCAGTGCCTGGCCACCATCTCGACCGTGTACTGGAAGAGCAACGAGGAGAGCGTGGAGCTGGACAAACCTCAAAAAGCGCCAATACTTGAGTCACGCAAATCAGGACTATCGTCGGTTACGCGAGCCGACCGCGTACACGGTACGGCAC encodes the following:
- the LOC131210436 gene encoding uncharacterized protein LOC131210436 encodes the protein MVLVVADRRKHAMLILLLLPLLLSFVQVPAGGAVRLKEVVVPKHAIQGQSVRLECPYEMEGDELYSVRWYKDGHEFYRYVPRDKPEVQVLELRGVIVNVHNSSNNHITLDSIGPGSSGKYICEVSGEAPYFQTVSQHDMMLVVVLPEEDPIITGGKPRYQINDHVRVNCTSVRARPAAQLTWYINSELADPMLVRRYPTIVSMPDQLETSILGLEFRVKQKHFRRGDMKLKCLATISTVYWKSNEESVELDKPQKAPILESRKSGLSSVTRADRVHAESGARSVASDRPHFILLLGLALRIILSLR